In Pseudomonas oryzicola, one DNA window encodes the following:
- a CDS encoding winged helix-turn-helix domain-containing protein yields MEVSKTKSSFYRRLYVAWLIDSQTATSVPALMEATGMPRRTAQDTIAALADLDIVCEFEQQAGARNHAGHYRIHDWGAIDKQWIIRHLRQIREVLGYP; encoded by the coding sequence ATGGAAGTGAGCAAGACCAAGAGCAGCTTCTACCGCCGTCTGTACGTGGCGTGGCTGATCGACAGCCAGACCGCGACCAGCGTGCCCGCCCTGATGGAGGCCACCGGCATGCCACGGCGCACCGCCCAGGACACCATCGCCGCGCTGGCCGATCTGGATATCGTCTGCGAGTTCGAGCAGCAGGCAGGCGCGCGCAATCATGCCGGGCACTATCGCATTCATGACTGGGGGGCGATCGACAAGCAGTGGATCATCCGGCACTTGCGGCAGATCCGCGAAGTGCTGGGTTACCCTTGA
- a CDS encoding putative bifunctional diguanylate cyclase/phosphodiesterase: protein MDGAPALPQPLDGNSVLLVVDDYPENLISMRALLARQDWQVLTASSGMEALNALLEHEVDLVLLDVQMPEMDGFEVARLMRGSQRTRLTPIIFLTANEQSEAAVLKGYASGAVDYMFKPFDPQILKPKVQALLEQQRNRRMLQRLTRELEAATAFNASILENAAEGILVVDAQGIISFANPAISNLLSTPVAQLQGARLLDLVQLATASLWEDSGFYQAYLGRQIFRVHDAQLRTSGGELLPVALSCAPLPVDQQAMVVTVLDMSVVRNLHQQLEYQAVTDPLTGLLNRRGFYQAAEGALLRNERSDKSQALMYMDLDGFKRINDSLGHDAGDRVLRWVAEQLKDCLGSEALLARMGGDEFTALFDGLPYPEQAGRYAERLLERVSISHEVDGFDVCLGVSIGIATYPDCGASVEGLLRAADAAMYAAKQAGRQQYRFYDQELNGRARSRLMLEDSVRAAIEQQDFTLVYQPQVAFADGHLRGFEALLRWQHPSVGDVPPGLFIPLLEEARLINRLASWIYRQGAAQRQAWCQRFAADLVLGISLSRAQFVMPGLVEELQRVIQLYQLDPAQLEVEVAETSLMYNIDAAVKQIHRLRELGVRVALDDFGAGDCSLRMLRDLPIDTLKLDRHLVARLPDSAMDAALVRSVISLCADYCITVIAEGVETPVQAAWLKANGCQYVQGFLVAYPMTAADASSFPAIFSWPKP, encoded by the coding sequence ATGGATGGCGCTCCCGCTCTACCACAGCCACTGGATGGCAATTCGGTTCTCCTGGTGGTAGACGATTACCCCGAGAACCTCATCAGCATGCGGGCATTGCTGGCCCGTCAGGATTGGCAGGTATTAACGGCAAGTTCGGGTATGGAAGCCTTGAACGCATTGCTCGAACATGAAGTCGATCTGGTCTTGCTGGATGTACAGATGCCGGAAATGGATGGCTTTGAAGTCGCCCGGCTGATGCGCGGCAGCCAGCGTACCCGGCTGACGCCGATCATCTTCCTCACCGCCAACGAACAGTCCGAAGCGGCCGTGCTCAAAGGCTATGCCAGCGGCGCCGTGGACTACATGTTCAAGCCGTTCGACCCACAGATCCTCAAGCCCAAGGTCCAGGCCCTGCTCGAGCAGCAGCGTAACCGGCGCATGCTGCAACGCCTGACCCGTGAGCTGGAAGCCGCCACGGCGTTCAATGCGTCGATCCTGGAAAATGCCGCCGAGGGCATCCTGGTAGTGGATGCGCAAGGCATCATCAGCTTTGCCAACCCGGCCATATCCAACCTGTTGTCCACGCCGGTAGCACAGCTGCAGGGCGCTCGCCTGCTCGATCTGGTGCAACTGGCCACTGCCAGCCTGTGGGAGGACTCGGGCTTCTACCAGGCCTACCTGGGCAGGCAGATCTTCCGTGTGCATGATGCCCAACTGCGTACCTCTGGCGGTGAGCTGCTGCCCGTGGCGTTGTCCTGTGCACCGCTGCCGGTCGACCAGCAGGCGATGGTGGTGACGGTGCTGGACATGTCGGTGGTGCGCAACCTGCACCAGCAGCTGGAATACCAGGCCGTGACCGACCCGCTCACCGGCCTGCTCAACCGCCGCGGTTTTTACCAGGCCGCCGAAGGCGCGCTGTTGCGCAATGAGCGCTCGGACAAGTCGCAGGCGTTGATGTACATGGACCTGGATGGCTTCAAGCGTATCAACGACTCGCTTGGCCACGACGCGGGTGACCGGGTGTTGCGCTGGGTCGCCGAGCAGCTCAAGGACTGCCTGGGCAGCGAGGCGCTGCTCGCACGCATGGGTGGTGATGAATTCACCGCGCTGTTCGACGGCCTGCCGTATCCGGAGCAGGCCGGGCGTTATGCCGAGCGGCTGTTGGAACGCGTTTCCATCAGCCACGAGGTGGACGGCTTCGATGTGTGCCTTGGGGTCAGCATCGGCATCGCTACCTACCCGGACTGCGGGGCCAGCGTCGAAGGCCTGTTGCGCGCCGCCGATGCGGCGATGTACGCGGCCAAGCAAGCGGGGCGCCAGCAGTACCGCTTCTACGACCAGGAACTCAATGGCCGTGCGCGTTCTCGGCTGATGCTGGAAGACAGCGTACGTGCGGCTATCGAGCAGCAGGACTTCACCCTGGTGTACCAGCCGCAGGTCGCCTTCGCTGACGGTCACCTGCGTGGTTTCGAAGCGTTGTTGCGCTGGCAGCACCCCAGTGTTGGCGATGTGCCGCCCGGGTTGTTCATTCCGCTGCTGGAAGAAGCGCGCCTGATCAACCGCCTGGCCAGCTGGATCTACCGTCAGGGTGCGGCCCAGCGCCAGGCCTGGTGCCAGCGCTTTGCTGCAGACCTGGTGCTGGGTATCAGCCTGAGCCGTGCGCAATTCGTCATGCCGGGCCTGGTCGAGGAGTTGCAGCGGGTGATCCAGCTTTACCAGCTGGACCCGGCACAGCTGGAAGTGGAGGTGGCGGAAACTTCGTTGATGTACAACATCGATGCGGCGGTAAAACAGATCCACCGCTTGCGCGAGCTGGGTGTGCGGGTGGCGCTGGATGATTTTGGTGCCGGTGACTGTTCGTTGCGCATGTTGCGCGACCTGCCGATCGATACGCTCAAACTCGACCGCCATCTGGTGGCGCGCCTGCCCGACTCGGCGATGGATGCCGCGCTGGTGCGCAGCGTTATCAGCCTGTGCGCCGACTATTGCATCACGGTGATCGCCGAAGGCGTGGAAACCCCGGTCCAGGCGGCCTGGCTGAAGGCCAATGGTTGCCAGTACGTGCAGGGTTTCCTGGTGGCTTACCCGATGACCGCAGCGGATGCCAGCAGTTTCCCGGCGATTTTCTCCTGGCCAAAGCCTTGA
- a CDS encoding M48 metallopeptidase family protein has protein sequence MTVLRYLQAYPPHLQQQVRQMIDSDRLGEYLQRRYPDRHDVQSDKALYGYAQDLRQQYLRSAPNLDKVLFDNRLDLTHRALGLNTAISRVQGGKLKAKKEIRIASLFKEAAPQFLRMIVVHELAHLRERDHNKAFYQLCQHMEPDYHQLEFDLRVYLTYRELPGNC, from the coding sequence ATGACTGTATTACGTTACCTGCAAGCCTACCCTCCGCACCTGCAGCAGCAGGTGCGGCAGATGATCGACAGCGACCGCCTGGGCGAATATCTGCAGCGCCGTTACCCTGACCGCCATGATGTACAAAGCGACAAGGCGCTGTACGGCTATGCCCAGGATCTGCGCCAGCAATACCTGCGCAGCGCGCCGAACCTGGACAAGGTGCTGTTCGACAATCGCCTCGACTTGACCCACCGGGCCCTGGGCCTGAACACGGCGATATCAAGGGTGCAGGGTGGCAAGCTCAAGGCGAAGAAGGAAATCCGCATTGCCTCGCTGTTCAAGGAGGCGGCGCCGCAATTCTTGCGCATGATCGTGGTGCACGAACTGGCACACCTGCGCGAGCGTGATCACAACAAGGCGTTCTACCAGCTCTGCCAGCACATGGAGCCGGACTACCACCAACTGGAATTCGACCTGCGCGTCTACCTGACCTATCGGGAGCTGCCGGGCAACTGTTAA
- the fba gene encoding class II fructose-bisphosphate aldolase (catalyzes the reversible aldol condensation of dihydroxyacetonephosphate and glyceraldehyde 3-phosphate in the Calvin cycle, glycolysis, and/or gluconeogenesis), with the protein MALISMRQMLDHAAEFGYGVPAFNVNNLEQMRAIMEAADKTDSPVIVQASAGARKYAGAPFLRHLILAAIEEFPHIPVCMHQDHGTSPDVCQRSIQLGFSSVMMDGSLGEDGKTPTDYEYNVRVTQQTVAMAHACGVSVEGELGCLGSLETGMAGEEDGIGAEGVLDHSQMLTDPEEAADFVKKTQVDALAIAIGTSHGAYKFTKPPTGDVLAIDRIKEIHKRIPNTHLVMHGSSSVPQEWLAIINQYGGDIKETYGVPVEEIVEGIKYGVRKVNIDTDLRLASTGAIRRYMAMHPSEFDPRKFFAETVKAMRDVCIARYEAFGTAGNASKIKPISLEGMFQRYAKGELAAKVN; encoded by the coding sequence ATGGCACTCATTAGCATGCGCCAGATGCTGGACCACGCCGCCGAGTTCGGTTACGGCGTACCAGCTTTCAACGTCAACAACCTCGAGCAGATGCGCGCCATCATGGAAGCGGCCGACAAGACCGACTCCCCGGTGATCGTCCAGGCTTCGGCCGGTGCTCGCAAATACGCCGGTGCCCCGTTCCTGCGTCACCTGATCCTGGCTGCCATCGAAGAATTCCCGCACATCCCGGTGTGCATGCACCAGGACCACGGTACCAGCCCTGATGTCTGCCAACGTTCGATCCAGCTGGGCTTCAGCTCGGTGATGATGGACGGCTCGCTGGGTGAGGACGGCAAGACCCCGACCGACTACGAGTACAACGTACGCGTTACCCAGCAGACCGTTGCCATGGCTCACGCCTGCGGCGTTTCGGTAGAAGGCGAGCTGGGCTGCCTGGGTTCGCTGGAAACCGGCATGGCCGGTGAAGAAGACGGCATCGGCGCCGAAGGCGTGCTGGACCACAGCCAGATGCTGACCGACCCTGAAGAGGCTGCGGACTTCGTCAAGAAGACCCAGGTCGACGCCCTGGCGATCGCCATCGGTACCAGCCACGGTGCCTACAAGTTCACCAAGCCACCAACCGGTGACGTGCTGGCGATCGACCGCATCAAGGAAATCCACAAGCGCATCCCCAACACCCACCTGGTGATGCACGGTTCGTCCTCGGTACCGCAGGAGTGGCTGGCGATCATCAACCAGTACGGCGGCGACATCAAGGAAACCTATGGTGTGCCGGTCGAGGAAATCGTCGAAGGTATCAAGTACGGTGTGCGCAAGGTCAACATCGACACCGACCTGCGTCTGGCTTCCACCGGTGCCATCCGCCGCTACATGGCCATGCACCCGAGCGAGTTCGACCCACGCAAGTTCTTCGCCGAGACCGTGAAGGCCATGCGTGATGTGTGCATCGCCCGCTACGAAGCTTTCGGCACCGCTGGCAATGCCTCGAAGATCAAGCCGATCTCCCTGGAAGGCATGTTCCAGCGCTACGCCAAGGGCGAACTGGCCGCCAAGGTCAACTGA